In Deltaproteobacteria bacterium, the genomic window CCGACTTCTTCAAAGGCGGCCTGGTCTACATCGAGGACAATCATGCCTTTTTCTTGTAGCCGCTTAAAGGCCACTTTCTCGTATTCGGAAAGGAGCTGATTGTTGTGAGTGGCGGCTACTTTGCATCCGTCTTCCAATACCTTCTTTAAGCTATCAGGCCAATTCTTCCATTTTGGCACACTGGCGTAAAGCATATAGACTCCCCTGGCGTGGTCTAACTTCATGTAGTACTTTTGCACCTCATAAAAGCCGCTGGATTCTACGTTGTCGATCCCGTTGTCTTGCCCCACTACGATCCCCGTCTTGAGGGCTGTAAAAAGCTCGGTGAACGGCATGGGAGTAGGATTCGATCCGACTTCCTGGAAGAAGGCCATAAGAGCTTTCATCCCCGGTACGCGAATTTTCAACCCCTTCATGTCTGCCGGTACCCGTACCGGGGTGTTGGTTGTGGTCAAAGCTCGGGGAGGACGGTCGCCCACATAGCCCACCAGCTTGGATCCGCCTGCTTCCAGGCTGGCGGCCATCTCATGGTGGAGTGGCGTTTGAAGAAATTTATGATATTCTTCCTGGGTGCGGAAAACGTAGGGGGCGGCCGTGGCTTCGAAGTTCTTCCCTTCCTTCATCAACGTGGGGGCGTT contains:
- a CDS encoding TRAP transporter substrate-binding protein, whose protein sequence is MWMKSKGWLVILVLLSVVFLNSPAAGQTILRMGTQFAPKSISTLAMEKFADYVKEKTDGKYTVRIFPGGQLGPDREMQQSLKLGTLELLQATNNAPTLMKEGKNFEATAAPYVFRTQEEYHKFLQTPLHHEMAASLEAGGSKLVGYVGDRPPRALTTTNTPVRVPADMKGLKIRVPGMKALMAFFQEVGSNPTPMPFTELFTALKTGIVVGQDNGIDNVESSGFYEVQKYYMKLDHARGVYMLYASVPKWKNWPDSLKKVLEDGCKVAATHNNQLLSEYEKVAFKRLQEKGMIVLDVDQAAFEEVGKRVWKKFDGDLWDKGFMDRVQAQLEQIRKSR